Proteins encoded by one window of Massilia sp. NR 4-1:
- a CDS encoding DUF1700 domain-containing protein codes for MSKSDYLSALSKALAGLPPDTVAKTLAYYEQRFIDGLAVGRSEAEIAQELDEPRKIAMTLRANAHLHAFEEKRSPANLARMAMSFLGLAVFNLFMVVPAVVYSSMLMALYATAFAFYLSGIAITASGLAGANELVLNGPLRHLVVFDDDEDRSMQTRVSIGADGLQVQQEPSPALQAALDGETSRSGRLMEKAEAVAESGVRISTDLDAESRTAQTAIGVSLILGGILLCLLSIVVTRYTVIGIRRYIEMNFSLLRGR; via the coding sequence ATGAGCAAGTCGGACTACCTGAGCGCGCTCAGCAAGGCCCTGGCGGGACTGCCGCCGGACACGGTCGCCAAGACCCTGGCCTACTACGAGCAGCGTTTCATCGACGGCCTGGCGGTGGGCCGCAGCGAAGCCGAAATCGCTCAGGAACTCGACGAACCGCGCAAGATCGCCATGACCTTGCGCGCCAACGCCCACCTGCACGCTTTTGAAGAGAAACGCAGCCCGGCCAATCTGGCGCGCATGGCCATGTCCTTCCTTGGCCTGGCGGTGTTCAATCTGTTCATGGTGGTGCCGGCCGTGGTTTACAGCTCCATGCTGATGGCGCTGTACGCCACAGCCTTTGCCTTTTACCTCAGCGGCATCGCCATCACGGCCAGCGGTCTGGCCGGCGCCAATGAACTGGTGCTGAACGGCCCGCTGCGCCACCTGGTGGTGTTCGACGACGACGAGGACCGCAGCATGCAGACCCGCGTCTCCATCGGCGCCGACGGCTTGCAAGTGCAGCAGGAACCCTCGCCCGCCCTGCAGGCGGCGCTGGACGGCGAAACCAGCCGCTCCGGCCGGCTGATGGAAAAAGCCGAAGCCGTGGCCGAAAGCGGGGTGCGCATCTCGACCGACCTGGATGCCGAATCGCGCACGGCGCAAACGGCCATCGGCGTCAGCCTGATCCTGGGCGGCATCCTGCTTTGCCTGCTCAGCATCGTGGTGACGCGCTACACCGTGATCGGCATCCGCCGGTACATCGAAATGAATTTCTCCCTGTTGCGGGGCCGTTGA
- a CDS encoding head GIN domain-containing protein, with translation MMRGLFKVGLSLLLLAIVLTGVSYSVLRAQGIANPSSAAGRSAASEERKVSATTTMVELSGPIDLTLRQGSKPLLIVRGEQRMLGNVDTEQDGTTLHIGIKGMLLHHRRPLQVELVLPSLKELEVHGSGDSSVTGFSGDTLSLQLHGSGNVSFNGRYREVEAGVHGSGDLNLNTGSSEKVELQMVGSGQIKSSGSCRELSAELTGSGDLDARHLASDKVSVHLKGSGTTQVFARHSAELVLRGSGDISVFGNPDMRNVNRTGSGEVNWEH, from the coding sequence ATGATGCGTGGACTGTTTAAAGTAGGCCTCAGCCTTCTGCTGCTGGCGATCGTACTGACCGGTGTTTCCTACAGCGTGCTGCGGGCGCAGGGCATCGCCAACCCATCCAGCGCCGCCGGCCGCTCGGCCGCCAGCGAAGAACGCAAGGTAAGCGCGACCACCACCATGGTGGAGCTGAGCGGACCGATCGACCTTACCCTGCGCCAGGGCAGCAAACCGCTGCTGATCGTGCGCGGCGAGCAGCGCATGCTGGGCAATGTGGATACCGAACAGGACGGCACCACCCTGCACATCGGCATCAAGGGCATGCTGCTGCACCACCGCCGTCCGCTGCAGGTGGAGCTGGTGCTGCCTTCGCTGAAGGAGCTGGAAGTGCATGGCAGCGGCGACAGCAGCGTGACGGGCTTCAGCGGCGACACCCTGTCGCTGCAGCTGCACGGCTCGGGCAATGTGAGCTTCAATGGCCGCTACCGCGAAGTCGAAGCGGGCGTGCATGGCAGCGGCGACCTGAATCTGAACACCGGCAGCAGCGAGAAGGTGGAATTGCAGATGGTCGGCTCCGGCCAGATCAAATCCAGCGGCAGCTGCCGCGAACTGAGCGCCGAACTGACCGGGTCAGGCGACCTGGATGCGCGCCACCTGGCCTCGGACAAGGTCAGCGTCCACCTCAAGGGCTCGGGCACCACGCAAGTCTTTGCACGCCACTCGGCCGAGCTGGTGCTGCGCGGCAGCGGCGACATCAGCGTGTTCGGCAACCCGGACATGCGCAATGTGAACCGCACCGGCTCGGGCGAGGTCAACTGGGAGCACTAA
- a CDS encoding TIGR03862 family flavoprotein, producing MNSPALTRTRVAVIGGGPAGLMAAQTLAAAGHAVDVYDAMPSVGRKFLLAGKGGMNITHAEPYVQFITRYGRRAEVLRPMLDAFGPEQVRALVHGLGIETFVGSSGRVFPTEMKAAPLLRAWLHRLRDSGVHFHQRHRWLGWTEGRAALRFATPQGEQAVQADAVVLALGGASWARLGSDGAWLPLLAQQGVPVAPLRPANCGFDVGWTEFFSAKYAGEPLTTVAVLYRDIEGRPQRKQGQFVVTAGGVEGSLIYAVSAAMREQIERDGSALLELDLLPDLSPERVLAEVLHPRGSRSMASHLHGRLGIKGVKAGLLHECLSKEEYGNPERLAQALKALPLRLQAPRPIDEAISSAGGVRFEALHSTMLQALPGVFVAGEMLDWEAPTGGYLLTACFASGQQAGKDALAWLGQAQA from the coding sequence ATGAATAGTCCCGCACTTACCCGCACACGCGTGGCCGTCATCGGCGGCGGCCCGGCCGGCCTGATGGCCGCCCAGACCCTGGCCGCCGCCGGCCACGCCGTCGATGTCTACGACGCCATGCCCTCGGTCGGCCGCAAATTCCTGCTGGCCGGGAAGGGCGGCATGAATATCACCCATGCCGAGCCTTACGTCCAGTTCATTACGCGCTACGGCCGCCGCGCCGAGGTGCTGCGCCCGATGCTGGACGCTTTCGGGCCGGAGCAGGTGCGCGCATTGGTGCACGGGCTGGGCATCGAGACTTTTGTCGGCTCCTCCGGCCGCGTGTTTCCGACCGAGATGAAGGCCGCGCCGCTGCTGCGCGCCTGGCTGCACCGCCTGCGCGACAGCGGCGTGCATTTCCACCAGCGCCATCGCTGGCTGGGCTGGACCGAAGGGCGCGCCGCGCTGCGCTTTGCCACGCCGCAGGGCGAACAGGCAGTCCAGGCCGACGCTGTGGTGCTGGCCCTGGGCGGGGCGAGCTGGGCGCGGCTGGGATCGGATGGCGCCTGGCTGCCGCTGCTGGCGCAGCAGGGCGTGCCGGTCGCGCCGCTGCGGCCCGCCAACTGCGGTTTCGATGTGGGCTGGACGGAATTTTTCAGCGCCAAATATGCGGGCGAGCCGCTGACCACGGTGGCGGTCCTGTACCGCGACATCGAAGGCCGGCCGCAGCGCAAACAGGGCCAGTTCGTGGTCACCGCCGGCGGCGTCGAAGGCAGCCTGATTTACGCCGTGTCGGCCGCCATGCGCGAGCAGATCGAGCGCGATGGCAGCGCCTTGCTGGAACTCGACCTGCTGCCCGACCTGTCGCCCGAGCGCGTGCTGGCCGAAGTGCTGCATCCGCGCGGTTCGCGCTCCATGGCCAGCCATCTGCACGGCCGTTTAGGCATCAAGGGCGTGAAAGCCGGCTTGCTGCACGAATGCCTGAGCAAGGAAGAATATGGGAATCCCGAGCGCCTGGCGCAGGCGCTGAAGGCATTGCCGCTACGTTTGCAGGCGCCGCGCCCCATCGATGAGGCAATCAGCAGCGCCGGCGGGGTGCGCTTCGAGGCGCTGCACAGCACCATGCTGCAGGCGCTGCCCGGCGTCTTCGTGGCCGGCGAGATGCTGGATTGGGAGGCGCCCACTGGCGGCTACCTGCTGACCGCCTGTTTCGCCAGCGGCCAGCAGGCGGGTAAGGATGCGCTGGCCTGGTTAGGGCAGGCCCAGGCTTAG